In Ctenopharyngodon idella isolate HZGC_01 chromosome 1, HZGC01, whole genome shotgun sequence, a single genomic region encodes these proteins:
- the timm10 gene encoding mitochondrial import inner membrane translocase subunit Tim10 isoform X2, whose translation MDPMKAQQLAAELEVEMMADMYNRMTSACHRKCVPPHYKEAELSKGEAVCLDRCVAKYLDLHERLGRKLTELSVQDEEVMRKAAAGTG comes from the exons ATGGATCCCATGAAAGCGCAGCAGCTCGCCGCGGAGCTGGAGGTTGAAATGATGGCTGATATGTATAACCG AATGACCAGCGCGTGTCACAGGAAGTGTGTTCCACCTCATTACAAGGAAGCAGAACTTTCAAAAGGGGAAGCTGTGTGTTTGGACCGCTGTGTCGCCAAGTACTTGGACTTGCATGAGAGACTTGGCCGTAAACTCACTGAGCTTTCCGTTCAGGATGAGGAGGTGATGAGGAAGGCTGCTGCGGGCACTGGTTAA
- the timm10 gene encoding mitochondrial import inner membrane translocase subunit Tim10 isoform X1, translating to MWNYQHPDFALFLLGELQKQQQGSIFCDTLLQTEGVCVPAHSCVLAALSPIFSRIFSTSPAPQAGQNRLLSLEAVGSHALLKLVGFLYTGEMEIESQSEHEEIMVAAHRLGLRNLFEKKRVWVDRGVVDVGRRWKETGVQTEDNMKSQESEIVSEPLKIQSTVSSLQPSGLLEPDLPPSQLFDEANPTRGFNLISNVTVPSLADMTEASVSNHRKTKAKKRWKMAKRESQLKKLTNQQTQIKLLNAEGTKSNQIGVVERSKTVSGKDFQKLLEADNGQKNTTAEQKEAKLDQLKVKIKLRRMSGAFWESNLLVSVQGESETKPEEVKECGPRTQSFPSSVLRGQSLETLTPPTDLPVSPSNSSTHASSDKCLHTPHHISVSSPLDIPTLSSSPPQADESDEHIAMLLEDMFMMGLNILPLVPLDRNLNEQDQLGPLQEQKGGQMGAEASTQGACLFVQSCEPEQRESDVSKTAALVGSPGQRGKDHNQARSNTFKLLTQLPEQDHLNEVQNLATVSRNSTPSLTEGSILTPKATADPHSVVEGEMPSLLMTSIPDDTPEFKLQKCLSPLESEKGDSDVPSKPSHRQDSEAQNFPLWFSESPLILDFPLRSMIDSSCPHPQCDLDACQNRSCPDLAEMQELKTSFSHNDLVGGSSSNIVQPDVSDASEHPKQRKTRKQRRTAQKSKVKGDTKCQNLENEDQVQPRISECDEPHCGNIKPSNSDTYGVSTRITRRVAAGMKRRREISSPLSKMPTLNTASKQYEHVDVLPKPTRTGVVKCRRGRPPKSKTSPVDPLCNNAKKLPTSVQDDCEVEKTKTDNEIEQGNKQEPNTQEEKEMEEIDVNSNFTQSTPNSHFKYAGQMKGPSILDQIFHQALPPVGSPACKSSLNIDQQLTSSLRNMSFSLQKFQGGKSEDVNSKLVMNSSEQINKGICGEKKKAETSMLIKGKEDVELSDNQSRSLLSCGDMPDNVKCSDKDGDFSMEENSTRSATVLQNSDLENEMGTDIQDDTTEIYVLLTSEEDITKDMMTSVEDTDDADHDLSPTKADSVVATNELIVIEGKEMNFCLNLDSAHAEHLRDEQNSEATDSNECSVEMTSDSENVDTQDIGWVADCMENNEKEDLGRNEEDQMIEENMAGEETEVLRAHEFVEENALLDLNEGCWETTSGLDDDGIDVEEAQYSGEMIDEQILLVEEELSQGHVASSKIADDPSKGACPQEISTDAPSEGSNFNSPNVCSEDVSMVLSVGADSESKEDCHLDEEDIEVDVLGESVEEFPLGLLAARQAVTLSIEDLLDQEDELDTTEEEEVDVTGEETE from the exons ATGTGGAATTATCAGCATCCTGACTTTGCATTATTCCTACTTGGTGAActtcagaagcagcagcagggAAGCATCTTCTGTGACACACTTCTGCAGACGGAGG gtgtgtgtgttccaGCTCACAGTTGTGTGTTAGCTGCTCTAAGCCCCATCTTCTCAAGAATCTTTTCCACGTCCCCTGCTCCACAAGCAGGGCAGAACAGGCTTCTGAGCCTTGAGGCTGTAGGATCTCATGCACTTCTGAAGCTAGTTGGATTCCTGTACACAGGGGAAATGGAAATCGAGAGTCAGAGCGAACATGAGGAAATAATGGTTGCTGCCCACAGACTTGGACTTAGAaacctttttgaaaaaaagagagtGTGGGTGGACAGAGGAGTTGTGGATGTTGGGAGACGCTGGAAAGAGACTGGTGTACAGACAGAAGACAACATGAAGAGCCAGGAAAGTGAAATTGTGTCTGAGCCTTTGAAGATACAGAGCACTGTATCTTCATTGCAACCTTCTGGCTTGTTGGAGCCTGATTTGCCACCATCGCAGCTGTTTGATGAAGCTAATCCAACTAGAGGTTTTAATTTGATCAGTAACGTCACTGTTCCTTCCCTCGCTGACATGACAGAAGCATCGGTATCGAACCATCGTAAAACAAAGGCTAAGAAAAGGTGGAAAATGGCAAAGAGAGAAAGCcagttaaaaaaattaactaatcaACAAACCCAGATAAAGCTTCTTAATGCTGAAGGGACCAAATCAAACCAAATTGGAGTGGTGGAAAGGAGTAAGACTGTTTCAGGGAAAGACTTCCAGAAGCTTTTAGAGGCAGataatggacaaaaaaacaccACTGCTGAACAGAAAGAGGCCAAATTGGATCAGCTTAAAGTAAAGATAAAACTGAGGAGAATGAGTGGAGCTTTCTGGGAGAGTAACCTCCTTGTTTCCGTCCAAGGTGAGAGTGAGACGAAGCCAGAAGAAGTGAAAGAGTGTGGACCTCGAACTCAA AGCTTCCCATCTAGTGTACTTCGTGGTCAAAGTCTTGAAACTCTCACCCCACCGACGGACCTGCCTGTTTCACCCTCTAATTCCTCCACGCATGCCTCTTCAGATAAATGTCTTCATACTCCACATCACATTTCTGTCTCTTCCCCTTTGGATATACCAACATTATCTTCCAGCCCTCCCCAAGCAGACGAATCTGATGAACATATTGCAATGCTCTTGGAGGATATGTTCATGATGGGTTTAAACATCCTGCCGTTGGTGCCATTAGACAGAAATCTGAATGAGCAAGACCAACTAGGTCCTCTTCAGGAACAAAAAGGTGGGCAAATGGGCGCTGAGGCTTCTACTCAAGGTGCTTGTCTTTTTGTGCAAAGTTGTGAACCAGAGCAAAGGGAATCTGATGTTAGCAAGACAGCAGCTCTAGTTGGGTCTCCAGGACAAAGAGGTAAAG ACCACAATCAGGCAAGATCCAATACATTCAAGCTCCTGACTCAGTTACCTGAACAGGACCACTTGAACGAAGTTCAGAATCTGGCAACTGTGTCAAGAAACTCTACCCCCTCACTTACAGAAGGCTCGATTTTAACCCCAAAAGCCACAGCTGACCCACACTCTGTTGTAGAAGGTGAAATGCCAAGCCTTCTTATGACCAGCATACCTGATGACACTCCAGAAttcaaactacaaaaatgcCTTTCCCCTCTTGAATCAGAAAAAGGAGACAGTGATGTTCCATCAAAACCATCACACAGGCAGGACTCAGAAGCACAAAACTTTCCCTTGTGGTTTTCTGAATCACCACTGATATTGGACTTCCCTCTAAGATCAATGATTGATTCTTCCTGCCCACATCCACAGTGTGACCTCGACGCCTGCCAGAATCGATCATGCCCTGACCTTGCAGAAATGCAAGAATTAAAGACTTCCTTTTCACACAATGATTTAGTCGGTGGGAGTAGCTCAAACATCGTTCAGCCTGATGTGAGCGATGCTAGTGAGCATCCTAAGCAGAGAAAGACGAGAAAACAGAGGCGTACAGCTCAAAAGTCAAAAGTGAAAGGGGACACAAAGTGTCAAAACCTAGAAAATGAGGATCAAGTTCAACCGAGGATATCCGAGTGTGATGAGCCTCATTGTGGAAACATTAAGCCATCAAATTCTGACACATATGGAGTCAGTACTCGAATTACCAGAAGAGTAGCTGCAGGTATGAAGAGAAGACGAGAAATTTCTTCACCTCTCAGTAAGATGCCGACATTGAACACTGCCAGTAAACAATATGAACATGTAGATGTTTTACCTAAACCAACACGCACTGGTGTTGTAAAATGTCGTCGTGGCAGACCACCTAAATCCAAAACATCTCCTGTAGATCCCCTGTGTAACAACGCAAAGAAATTGCCCACTTCAGTCCAAGATGATTGTGAAGTGGAAAAAACTAAGACAGACAATGAGATTGAACAGGGTAATAAGCAAGAACCAAATACACAGGAGGAGAAAGAAATGGAAGAAATAGATGTCAACAGCAATTTTACACAGTCGACGCCAAATTCTCACTTCAAGTATGCTGGCCAGATGAAGGGACCAAGTATTCTTGATCAGATTTTCCATCAGGCTCTTCCACCTGTTGGAAGTCCCGCATGTAAGAGTTCACTGAATATTGATCAGCAGCTAACATCAAGCCTGCGAAACATGTCTTTTAGCCTTCAAAAATTCCAAGGAGGGAAAAGTGAAGACGTTAATAGTAAATTAGTTATGAATAGCAGTGAACAGATCAATAAGGGCATttgtggagagaaaaaaaaggcagAGACATCTATGCTGATAAAAGGAAAGGAAGACGTGGAGTTATCTGACAATCAATCGAGGTCACTGTTGTCATGTGGAGACATGCCAGATAACGTGAAATGTTCAGATAAAGATGGAGATTTTTCAATGGAGGAGAACTCAACTAGATCAGCCACTGTTTTACAGAATAGTGATTTAGAAAATGAGATGGGAACAGACATTCAGGATGACACAACTGAGATTTATGTCCTGTTAACATCTGAGGAGGACATAACGAAGGACATGATGACATCTGTTGAGGATACTGATGATGCTGATCATGATTTGTCACCCACAAAGGCAGACTCTGTTGTTGCCACCAATGAACTGATAGTGATTGAGGGAAAAGAAATGAATTTCTGTTTGAATCTTGATAGTGCACATGCAGAACATCTCAGAGATGAACAAAACTCTGAAGCTACAGATTCTAATGAGTGTTCAGTTGAGATGACATCAGATAGTGAAAATGTTGACACCCAGGATATTGGCTGGGTGGCCGATTGTATGGAGAACAATGAAAAAGAGGATTTAGGTAGGAACGAAGAGGATCAGATGATCGAAGAAAATATGGCGGGAGAAGAAACTGAAGTTCTGAGAGCACATGAATTTGTAGAGGAGAATGCTCTGCTTGATTTGAATGAGGGATGTTGGGAAACCACCAGTGGGTTGGATGATGATGGTATTGATGTGGAGGAGGCCCAATACAGTGGTGAGATGATCGATGAACAGATCCTTCTGGTGGAAGAGGAATTGAGTCAAGGACACGTTGCAAGTTCTAAGATTGCAGATGATCCATCAAAAGGAG CTTGTCCTCAAGAAATAAGCACAGATGCTCCTTCTGAAGGTTCAAACTTTAACAGCCCCAATGTGTGCAGTGAAGATGTCTCAATGGTTCTGTCTGTTGGGGCCGATTCAGAATCAAAAGAGGACTGCCACTTAGATGAAGAAGATATTGAAGTAGATGTTCTAGGGGAGTCTGTAGAAGAGTTTCCATTAGGGCTTTTGGCAGCTAGACAGGCCGTCACTCTGTCCATTGAGGATCTTTTGGACCAAGAGGATGAATTGGATACCACTGAAGAAGAGGAGGTAGATGTCACTGGAGAAGAGACAGAGTAA